The Musa acuminata AAA Group cultivar baxijiao chromosome BXJ3-6, Cavendish_Baxijiao_AAA, whole genome shotgun sequence region GAATCAGTCACGATTGGATAACTAAATTAATGATCAAAGTGATCGCGATGTTAGTGATATAATGATCAAAGTGGTCTTGAAAGGGTTCATGGGCACGTTGATAGCAATAATCAGTTCCCTACAATGATTTAATGCTGCTTACAACTGCACCAATGTGCATGAGCAGAGAGTGGTTTCAAAGTCCTAGCAAATTTACAAACAAGGAATACCTTTGAGGTGGAGTTGGTAAATGTGCTCCTTTCAAGATTTAATACCCAGTAGCGGAGAGGTCATATATGGTGTTCCGACAAGTCTGATATCGGACGAAAAGTTTGACacgaataattaaattattatatgtCGACTGGAAATTTTAAGTGTCTTACAACTTGCTTAAacgaaatataaatttaatagctTTTGGACAGGACATAGTTTGATGGAGATACGTTAAAACTTCACGATTTATAACCTCATCTGACATGACATGCTCAAGACTAAAGTATGTATGTGATTGAAACAAACAATTAGCAAACCCGTTGATTCTCATTCATTCTTGTGTAGCAGCAGAATTTGACCGGCATTTTGTTGTCCTCATGATTTGATTTTAGAGATTATACCTTTGACTTTGCATAATGAATCAGTCAAGATTGGATAACTAAATTAATGGTCAAAGTGATCGAGATAttagtgatatgattttttatttcaaaaaaataaactTGCTTAACTAAATCAACGGGTTACAAAAGACATTCCGATATGGGAATGTAATAAAAAGCTAAATCGAAAATGCCACTCctctcttttaaaaaataaatgattgaaAAATCTGATCAATCAGTTGgtcatcttatttttttaataaataaaaaatattatatatatcaaaatatgtAAAACAATATTTCTTATAGACGACGGATAACATAGCtatgcatcaaaatcaaaatgttcATCGACATCATTGAGTCAAATTCCACGTGCACGAGTTCAAATCTCTCAGTTCAACGGTCTAAGCTCCCACCAACACTGCCATGGTCACGAGCTGCCATAGCATGATACGGTCACGTCAACGTCATTAAATGAGACGGTCAAATTCGACGTGCACAGATTCATATCTCTCATTAAGACCGTCAAAAAAATCCGACCAACGGTGCCATATCCAGTTGATTTGATCGAGCTGCCGTAGCATGATATGGTCACGTCAACATCATTAAATAAAACGGTCAATTTCGACGTGCACAGATTCAAATCTCTCAGTGAGAAGGTCATAAAAGTCCCACCATAATTGCCATGAACAGTTGATTTCATTGAGCTCTGCCATTGTATGATACGGTCACGTCAATAATCATAACCTAGAAACTATGTACAAAAATCGCAACCACTGTATGTCTATCAGAAAGAAAAGGTGGGGCCTCTTGCTCCTTAGATCGCATACAACCATGGATTTCACCAACACGCGTTACCGTCCGCCCTCCGCTTTCTCTTGCTTCTGCTGCTGTTTCACCCAATCCATCTAACCTCCTATTGTAGGCCGTTTTCACATCTCCATGGTGTCTTACTTTGTTATTGTTTCACTTATTTATAAAATTGGATTCGTCGTATTTCACCATTATAAACAATGAATTATGGATAAaaggattataaaaaaaattataatctttcaataatatcatatatttatatctCCTCTTAGTATATGTGTATCCAAGTATTTTTTTTATCCTTAGATGGTCCTATCTTTTTATGAGCGAGAATATAGGGTCTGTgataaataattaagagagtTCATCCCATCATTATCATATTTTAAAGAATTATATCATAATTAGACTTTTTTGATCgattatcataatcaaaatccaatcatattcataatatatcttatcaaattatataagataacataatataatattttcgTATGACTCATAACGATCGTATTTCATATTTCTATAATCAATTAATTAACTAAATGATTGCATGGAATCGATCAATATATACAAcatcatcatccaacaaaatcaaGAATTTTTGGTTCAGCTCTAACCTTAAAAATCGTGGGATCAGGATAGAGCCCTTAAATAATATGACATGAATAATAGTAGGAAACACTTTGCAGGTGCGGACATAATCAATAATATGACATGAACTGTTTATTTGCGCGCTAAGAAGAGTGGTAAAGGTAACTATCAATCAACTCTTACATTATTAACCGTTCACTCGTCACTGTCTTACGAATTTATGGGATACACCGATGTGTTTTCTGCATCGATTGAGAGTGGCCTTTCGTTATTGCTTGTCTTGGATACATGCAGATgctcacattattgcttcttttgGGTTGCACCCAGAATTCGTCAGTGCCTAGAATAAAATCGCTATTCAACGAGTTCAACAATCCAAACTTGGATTTATAATAATTTGGACCAAAGTAGGATTCTTGATTTGACTTCATCTTGTCAAATTCACATACATCCATCTTATGACATGCTCACAAGAGTTTTATTTTGCATGCCGCACAAGCTTTGTCCCAAATGAACCTGTCCCAAAACAACGTGAAATGATACtaaactaatatttttattattatttggactTACAGATTTAGAATATTGATGATAATGAATGAAAATTACAAATCAAACCATATCACGATCATCTTTCAAAGTTAGATTTTCCTTGACCAACGAAACAATTGTGTTCCGAAACATGGTCAAAGATATACAGAATGAAACTAATACCCTCGGAGTAGGACACGTCCATGGCGGCTTGCTTGCGACCGAAACAATCAAGTAACGAACGGAAAGTTAACGTTGCAGAGAttgtagaaaaaataatatatataaatatatatataacaattattTATCAGATTTTATAGTTTGTTCTCATTTTAAAGTGGCTGACGAATTTGACCGCCACCATTGTGATCACAAGTTTTTGTTTGTTGTACTATCGAGACTTTGACCCAGATGAACAATCGTGATGATACGGTAACGTCTCTCACTACTCAACAGGGAAGCTGCATGCGAAACTCGTAACTGTCATGTGTATAAGAAGGGTGGACGGGCCTGTCGTACCTCATCACCAGAAAACTGATTAAACCATGGATCTCACCAgcacctccttcctcttctcctttctcgTCCTCCTCGTATCGCTGCTGCTACTCAAGAAGAACAGGTCTGGTGGCGGAGCTCGTGCCACACTGCCTCCCGGTCCATCTAAGCTCCCTATCATAGGCAGCTTGCACCATCTCTTGGGTGGCCTGCCGCATCGTTCCCTCACTGCCTTATCTAAGAAATTTGGCCCCGTGATACTCCTGAAGCTCGGTGAGGTCCCCACCCTCGTTGTCTCATCTACCGAAGCGGCTGCTGAGATCATGAAAACCCACGACGTCAGCTTCGCCTCTCGGCCCACTAACCTGAATCTCCAGTCCGCCACATACGGTGACAGGGGCGTCGGCTTTACCTCGTATGGATTCCACTGGAGGGAGCTGCGCAAGATGAGCATCGTGGAGCTATTGAGTGCCAAGCGAGTCCAATCTTTTCGCTTTATCCGGGAAGAGGAGGTGCTTAATCTTGTGCGGTCGATAGTCCTGTTGTCCAACGCTGGTTCCACCGTGAACCTCAGTAAGAAATTGGTGCTGTTGGCTAATGACATAGGCTCCCGGTCCGTCATCGGCAGCAAGTGCAAGTACCAGAAAGAGTTCATACGGATAGTGATGCAAACGCTGGAAGCTGCCGGAGGCTTCAGTTTGGCGGACTTATTCCCGTCATGGCCGATAATTAAACTTCTCAGTGGCGCGACTTTCAAGATGAAGATGTTACACCGTGACATGGACGCGATCCTCAATAGCATCATTCAAGAGCGCAGAGAAAGGAAGTCCGCAGAgcaaccggaggaggaggaggaggaggccttggTCGATGTCATGCTGAGAGTTCAAGCTGAAGGTAGCCTGTCATTCCCCTTAGCGGACGAGGACATGAAAGCCATGATGCTGGTATGTTCCTTTTGAAACCCTAATCTTTCCTTACAGTCGCAGTTTCGAGAATCTAATTTCTGGATTCCTTTTGCAATAAAGGATATGCTCGGTGGGGCCAGCGAGACCTCCGCAGGAATAATGGAGTGGGCCATGTCGGAGCTGATGAAGAATCCAAGAGTGATGCGAAGGTTGCAAGAGGAGGTGAGGGAGACTGTCGGAGAAAAGGGAAAGGTGACGGAGAAGGACATCAACGGAATGAACTACTTGAAACTGGTCATCAAGGAGACTCTGAGGCTGCACCCTCCTGTTCCTCTGCTGCTCCCCCGAGAGTGCCGGGAGACGTGCGAGGTTCTTGGTTACCAGATACCAGAGAAGACAAGAGTATTCGTGAACGTTTGGGCCTTGGGAAGGGATCCTCGGTACTGGGACAATCCCACTGAGTTTGAGCCAGAGAGATTCGAGAGGAGGAATTCCATGGTCGACTTCAAGGGAACCAACTTTGAGTTCTTACCTTTCGGGGCAGGCAGGAGGATATGCCCAGGGATGTCATTTGGTTTGAAGAGCATAGAGCTTTCCCTGGCTAGCCTTCTCTACAACTTTGATTGGGAGCTCCCATCGGGAAATGAAGGGATGCCCCAGGAGTTGGACATGAGCGAAACCTTCTCGATTACGTGCCGGAGGAAGTCGGACCTCTGCCTACGTGCCATCCCTCGTATTCCTTTTTCCATGACCTGACCTTTACCCAAAAATACACGCACCCGTATTCATTTCTTCATGCATGCACGTCTACTCAGTAGTCTTTACCTGTGTAATCATCGTTGTTATCATCCTCATCGGAGCAACATTGTTATAGAAATTTGTTACACTTCATATAGATAAAGTGTAGGAGACTCTTTGGTGTAAAGCCCTCTTATGGGCATTTAGTATAATGAAATAACTGTTTTGATAtttgaaataattaaatattattgaaaTGTTACGAAAAAGCATAGCTTGAATACCGTAAAATTTCATCAAAATCCTGATTTGGCTTATTTTCTAGTCAACTGTATCTCTAGCCCAACTAAGAGACATTATGAATAAAGATAGATATAAGTATCCAACTAAACCAAACTCTTAATAATAGTTAAGGGTCTGAGATTTTTAGATTTACAGCTTGTTTGATCATTAATGATTCTGTAAAGCTTCTATTAATCACATAAGCCAACGCTTGAAGACATAAAAGGTCCAATTTGTGCTTATCATTcatattcaaaatgatatatcCATTTTTGGAGGTGTAAAGCAATGACATCTCTATTCCCTTCCACAAAATTATAAGTGTTTATAGATAATTTTGTGGAAGGGAATAGAGATGCCTTTACGCTTGAAACCATCTAAAAGTCCAACAAATCTATTCACTTCCAATCAAAGTGGAGTGTAAATCCATGGTTTAGCATggtaagaagcacctatgtcaatcacccactcaagagaaaatatcattaaaaagaGACAAAATTAAATAGCCACCACCCTACACCATAGATgtggtattatcttttgactctataggctCTACTTCAATTCTCTTTTTCTTGTTGTTGTTAGGTTtcttacattgattcttgtaatacCCTTTCtcatcataatattttttcttaatctTGACTTGTTTCTACCATTGCGTGAACTACTTCTATCCTTGAACTTTTACCTTTCTCTATTCTCTAATCAATTTGAGATGTTGCTGAAATATTTctcctcaactcctcattcaacaaactgcttgttacttggctCATAGTGATAACACCGTCTAGCACAGAATTGCTAAGGGAAACCATTAGTGTCTTCCAACTTTCTAACAATTAACTAAGATATAACCATTCATGCAACTCATCATTAAAAGATATTTTCATAAAGAAAAACTAGTTAGTGatactttatattttatttgAATGCTTAGCAATAGAAGCCTCCTATTTATATTTGATTAGTATTTATATATGAAAATCAATGGGAGCAAATTTATTAtatgtcttatatatatataatattttgcttgcCAGTAATGATATTGGTTTATTATACCAAACTAAGAAATTTCTCATCAAGAATTATAAGATTATTAATATGAATAAGACATTTTATGttattagcattgagatatttagTGATAGATTTCAAGGATTACTATGACTGTCTGAAAAATGATATATTTATCGAGTTTTGGAGAGATTTAGTATATAATTTTGTTTAAACTATAATAAAAGTAAaagttttaatcaaaataaaataaaaaataatcagataaaattttttttatgtatgtGCAGTTGAAAGTTTATT contains the following coding sequences:
- the LOC135640938 gene encoding desmethyl-deoxy-podophyllotoxin synthase-like, with translation MDLTSTSFLFSFLVLLVSLLLLKKNRSGGGARATLPPGPSKLPIIGSLHHLLGGLPHRSLTALSKKFGPVILLKLGEVPTLVVSSTEAAAEIMKTHDVSFASRPTNLNLQSATYGDRGVGFTSYGFHWRELRKMSIVELLSAKRVQSFRFIREEEVLNLVRSIVLLSNAGSTVNLSKKLVLLANDIGSRSVIGSKCKYQKEFIRIVMQTLEAAGGFSLADLFPSWPIIKLLSGATFKMKMLHRDMDAILNSIIQERRERKSAEQPEEEEEEALVDVMLRVQAEGSLSFPLADEDMKAMMLDMLGGASETSAGIMEWAMSELMKNPRVMRRLQEEVRETVGEKGKVTEKDINGMNYLKLVIKETLRLHPPVPLLLPRECRETCEVLGYQIPEKTRVFVNVWALGRDPRYWDNPTEFEPERFERRNSMVDFKGTNFEFLPFGAGRRICPGMSFGLKSIELSLASLLYNFDWELPSGNEGMPQELDMSETFSITCRRKSDLCLRAIPRIPFSMT